One segment of Euwallacea fornicatus isolate EFF26 chromosome 23, ASM4011564v1, whole genome shotgun sequence DNA contains the following:
- the T48 gene encoding uncharacterized protein T48, whose product MWRKVILVLLVIFGVQIPESWAVVSRNTKEECAEPDCVQCGLNGCEKCPKLIMYPSRTCVEVCPFGYDQKWSTMVDIMGVVCTHNGNFLGLSSNALTILTGILAGILLCLVLFAVAFAYVKHRRKRITLSSDTSSESDDSPERRDFLKRLETLRPYSQSYLDMLNDTRQQIRQLHREGDNGAIGAYKPVIRDLAKILLLLNRPPENTSMPDDWEHLFNWAEKALKRYKRMSDSSQPQVAQLINFLQAPIVARSEADETEYSVRGSTTMSTFKPDQPFGSMLSLQSAAIKGFHNNYDRYPNSLNPEWKFEYTLVGNTSSEFDPVAWKSSKEFLSGSPLFLEDDFYQLGFRPQDEITTEL is encoded by the coding sequence aGTGCGCGGAGCCCGACTGCGTGCAATGCGGCCTCAACGGCTGTGAAAAATGCCCTAAACTCATAATGTACCCCTCGAGAACGTGCGTCGAAGTCTGTCCTTTCGGATACGACCAGAAATGGAGCACCATGGTTGATATCATGGGGGTAGTGTGCACGCACAACGGCAACTTCCTGGGACTATCATCGAATGCTCTCACAATCCTCACCGGGATTTTGGCGGGAATCCTTTTGTGCCTGGTTCTATTCGCAGTGGCTTTTGCATATGTCAAGCACAGAAGGAAAAGAATTACTTTGAGCAGCGACACAAGTTCTGAGAGTGACGATAGTCCCGAGAGAAGAGACTTTCTGAAGAGGTTGGAAACGCTACGCCCGTACTCTCAGAGCTACTTAGATATGCTAAACGACACTAGGCAGCAGATAAGGCAGCTGCACCGGGAAGGGGACAACGGGGCTATAGGGGCCTATAAGCCGGTAATCAGGGATTTAGCGAAAATCTTGTTGCTCCTCAATAGACCTCCCGAAAACACCTCAATGCCAGACGACTGGGAGCACTTGTTCAACTGGGCAGAAAAGGCACTGAAGCGTTACAAAAGAATGAGCGACTCGTCGCAGCCTCAAGTGGCGCAACTCATAAACTTCCTGCAAGCCCCCATTGTGGCCCGCAGCGAGGCGGACGAAACAGAGTACTCAGTGCGCGGCAGTACCACGATGAGTACCTTCAAGCCTGACCAGCCCTTCGGGTCGATGTTGAGCCTGCAAAGTGCGGCAATTAAAGGGTTCCACAACAACTACGATCGGTACCCCAACAGCTTGAATCCCGAGTGGAAGTTTGAGTACACGTTGGTAGGTAATACTTCGTCGGAGTTCGATCCAGTGGCGTGGAAGAGCAGTAAGGAGTTTTTGAGTGGGTCGCCTCTGTTCCTCGAGGACGATTTTTACCAATTGGGATTTCGGCCGCAGGACGAAATCACCACCGAGTTGTGA
- the LOC136346445 gene encoding uncharacterized protein — MIRSFRDFSKLLEYDYRYNRTANDKKVFKLNVKSTFLRLSRQWRTTKKLWTVKGGLTAEKISPCRSFNHLDMSKLVDHHRFSSMSQLASYHVKLSRTMVAASASTFKEHFSTSMDRSRK; from the exons ATGATACGTTCTTTCagagacttttccaaattactCGAATACGATTACAGATACAATAGAACTGCaaatgacaaaaaagtttttaaattgaacgtGAAATCCACATTTTTGAGATTAAGCAGACAATGGCGCaccacaaaaaagttatggacAGTAAAAGGGGGCTTGACTGCCGAAAAAATATCACCATGCAGGTCTTTCAATCATCTAGACATGTCCAAACTTGTAGACCATCATAG GTTTTCGTCCATGAGCCAATTGGCGTCGTACCATGTCAAACTTTCAAGAACGATGGTGGCGGCAAGTGCGTCAACATTTAAAGAGCATTTTTCCACATCGATGGATCGGTCGCGGAAGTGA